A genome region from Akkermansiaceae bacterium includes the following:
- a CDS encoding sulfatase-like hydrolase/transferase produces MLRIICWIPIVLSALAASGRAADIVAGNVTTALGPDFFLDDAATGGGDNNATTFTRDLDGLWTKEANVTLKGLGWASGSTGTSNTTVTVTFTDYGADGVIGTGDDVIVGTVTDNLSFSGASEYVWDFDSDVAFQAASSKLRVRIVSAASIRRKTVSNTATTQADVKLSLAGRAVGGVPPAVTNTANGSGNWDAIQWNTGSGNVTGDLQDGDSAVIGRYRTVTYRGIPATETIAAMSLGESAANGGQGTLNVNSGSLNVTGALNVGINDSANDSFVFANGGTLHIGGNASFGRSAETCDGSLILAGGTVTIVGDLAMGAFEQGGSMLRFHNPGSAPPIAVGGTLILGRCSLDLTFGSEYSHVPGTVTTLVTYSARDGQFANFRNGEEFNCGKNRFRINYDVSSNSITLTALENFPASAARPNIIVLFADDQGYSDLQLNGNAAEAAKYPMPRLQNLADAGARFTDAYVTAGVCHPSRCGLLTGRYQQRYGTDGNLSGPGYNGMAVSQRTVPRRLQSLGYKTFGIGKWHMGDTVEYHPNCRGFDRWYGIWSGGRSYWENSTETGVFQDNMTPRFNDELAKKYVTDRIGDACVGFIDEHLASPSATDPFFIYVSFTAVHAPVDIDSPPAGSPSSPADPRFARLASEFGLTAANYLNSSPIIGGQSQATIDKNRYDLAAMTLALDENIGKVLDKLAAEGLTNNTIVLYTNDNGGAGYSQGFGGNYSYNKPLRGYKGGNMTDGAIRVPAAIQWPGTIPPGQVVSDPVISLDWGSSFVNAAGDAPAQARNGLDGLDLMPRLKNATPLPADRVLTWRASGLDGGGSAIRMGDWKMLITDNTQATTLYNIRSNPAENSDQSGAQPEILAELKRRFAAWESSTIAPFYGSASTVLDPGLERQGISGGYRLKRSASSLAWLSSIFRNPVPLTGDFHYRFLARSTESNLSGSAELACALGDSDTRANLIQAIIDYGQGQLRIVDGKSGASASVALPAPTTGFHEASLDFAAATKTLSFSCNGATVSLALTGTYSPLTHFAVGAAAMEGEITTLVPTDGSSLSESATTTDSLEAETYKINLAFAGMPPLDPVAQRSPDLSGFLPDPSVFVENLGGGLYRAAIPTTPGVSAEFFRFRLDQQ; encoded by the coding sequence ATGCTCCGTATCATTTGCTGGATTCCCATCGTGCTCTCCGCGCTGGCTGCAAGCGGCCGGGCGGCGGACATTGTCGCCGGCAATGTCACGACGGCCCTTGGCCCGGATTTTTTCCTGGATGATGCGGCGACCGGCGGGGGGGACAACAACGCCACCACGTTCACCCGCGATCTGGACGGACTGTGGACGAAGGAGGCCAACGTCACCTTGAAAGGGCTGGGCTGGGCATCGGGTTCCACCGGGACTTCGAACACCACGGTCACCGTCACCTTCACGGATTATGGCGCGGATGGTGTGATCGGGACGGGGGACGATGTGATCGTGGGCACGGTCACCGACAACCTGTCGTTCTCCGGCGCTTCCGAATACGTCTGGGATTTCGACAGCGATGTGGCTTTCCAGGCAGCCAGCTCCAAGCTCAGGGTGAGGATCGTTTCCGCTGCCAGCATCCGCCGCAAGACCGTTTCCAATACCGCAACCACCCAGGCCGACGTGAAGCTCTCCCTGGCGGGCCGCGCAGTCGGCGGCGTGCCCCCTGCGGTGACCAACACCGCCAACGGCTCCGGCAACTGGGATGCGATCCAGTGGAACACCGGGTCGGGCAACGTCACGGGCGATCTCCAGGACGGGGACAGCGCCGTGATCGGCCGCTACCGCACCGTCACCTACCGCGGCATCCCGGCCACCGAGACCATCGCCGCCATGAGCCTCGGCGAAAGCGCCGCGAACGGAGGGCAGGGGACACTCAACGTCAATTCCGGCAGCTTGAATGTCACGGGAGCCCTCAACGTCGGCATCAACGACAGCGCCAACGACTCCTTCGTTTTCGCCAACGGCGGCACCCTCCACATCGGCGGAAACGCCAGCTTCGGACGCTCCGCCGAAACCTGCGACGGTTCCCTCATCCTCGCCGGCGGCACCGTCACCATAGTCGGCGATCTCGCCATGGGCGCCTTCGAACAGGGCGGCTCCATGCTGCGCTTCCACAACCCCGGCTCTGCCCCTCCCATCGCCGTCGGCGGCACGCTTATCCTCGGGCGCTGCTCGCTCGATCTCACCTTCGGCTCCGAATACAGCCACGTCCCCGGCACTGTCACCACGCTAGTTACCTACTCCGCCCGCGACGGCCAGTTCGCGAACTTCCGAAACGGCGAGGAATTCAACTGCGGGAAAAACCGTTTCCGCATCAACTACGATGTTTCCAGTAACTCAATCACCCTGACCGCCCTGGAAAATTTCCCCGCCTCCGCCGCCCGCCCGAACATCATCGTTCTCTTTGCGGATGACCAGGGCTACTCGGATCTCCAGCTCAACGGCAACGCCGCCGAGGCCGCGAAATACCCGATGCCGCGCCTCCAGAATCTCGCCGATGCCGGCGCCCGCTTCACCGATGCCTACGTCACCGCCGGCGTCTGCCACCCCTCCCGCTGCGGCCTCCTCACCGGCCGCTACCAGCAGCGCTACGGCACCGATGGCAACCTCTCCGGCCCGGGTTATAACGGCATGGCCGTTTCCCAGCGCACCGTCCCCCGCCGTCTCCAGAGCCTCGGCTACAAAACCTTCGGAATCGGGAAATGGCACATGGGCGATACCGTCGAATACCACCCGAACTGCCGTGGCTTCGACCGCTGGTATGGCATCTGGTCCGGCGGCCGCTCCTACTGGGAAAATAGTACCGAAACCGGCGTCTTCCAGGACAACATGACCCCGAGGTTCAACGACGAATTGGCCAAAAAATACGTCACCGACCGCATCGGTGACGCCTGTGTCGGTTTCATCGACGAGCACCTCGCCTCGCCCAGCGCCACCGATCCGTTTTTCATCTACGTTTCCTTCACCGCCGTCCACGCGCCGGTGGATATCGACTCCCCGCCCGCCGGCAGCCCCAGCAGCCCCGCCGACCCCCGCTTCGCCCGCCTCGCCAGCGAGTTCGGCCTGACAGCCGCCAACTATCTCAATTCCTCACCCATCATCGGCGGCCAGAGCCAGGCCACCATCGACAAGAACCGCTACGACCTCGCCGCCATGACGCTCGCCCTCGATGAGAACATCGGCAAGGTGCTCGACAAGCTCGCCGCCGAAGGGCTCACCAACAACACCATCGTCCTCTACACGAACGACAACGGTGGAGCAGGCTACTCTCAGGGCTTCGGCGGAAACTACTCCTACAACAAGCCACTCCGCGGCTACAAGGGGGGCAACATGACCGACGGCGCAATCCGCGTCCCCGCTGCCATCCAATGGCCGGGCACGATCCCCCCAGGGCAGGTCGTTTCCGACCCTGTCATCTCACTCGACTGGGGCTCCTCCTTCGTCAATGCCGCCGGTGATGCCCCGGCCCAGGCACGCAACGGCCTCGACGGCCTCGACCTCATGCCCCGGCTGAAAAACGCCACCCCTCTCCCCGCCGACCGTGTCCTCACCTGGCGCGCCAGCGGGCTCGACGGGGGCGGCAGCGCGATCCGCATGGGCGATTGGAAAATGCTCATCACCGACAACACCCAGGCCACCACGCTTTACAACATCCGCAGCAACCCGGCGGAAAACTCGGACCAATCCGGTGCCCAGCCCGAAATCCTTGCCGAGCTCAAGCGCCGCTTCGCCGCATGGGAATCCAGCACGATCGCGCCATTCTACGGCTCCGCCTCCACCGTCCTCGATCCCGGCCTCGAGCGCCAGGGAATCTCCGGCGGCTACCGCCTCAAGCGTTCCGCAAGTTCCCTCGCCTGGCTCTCCTCCATCTTCCGCAACCCGGTGCCTTTGACCGGTGATTTCCACTACCGCTTCCTCGCCCGCTCCACCGAAAGCAACCTCTCCGGCTCCGCCGAGCTCGCCTGCGCGCTCGGAGATTCCGATACCCGCGCCAATCTCATCCAGGCCATCATCGACTACGGCCAGGGCCAGCTCCGCATTGTGGACGGGAAATCAGGCGCTTCCGCCTCCGTCGCCCTTCCCGCGCCGACCACCGGCTTCCATGAGGCCTCGCTCGATTTCGCCGCTGCGACGAAGACCCTCTCGTTTTCCTGCAACGGAGCCACCGTCTCCCTTGCCCTGACCGGAACATACTCCCCTCTCACACATTTCGCGGTCGGCGCTGCCGCCATGGAAGGGGAGATCACCACCCTCGTCCCCACAGACGGCAGCAGCCTCAGCGAATCCGCCACCACAACCGACTCTCTCGAAGCGGAGACCTACAAGATCAATCTCGCCTTTGCCGGCATGCCGCCCCTGGATCCGGTCGCCCAGCGCTCGCCCGACCTCAGCGGATTCCTTCCGGATCCATCGGTCTTCGTCGAAAACCTCGGCGGCGGCCTCTACCGCGCCGCCATCCCCACCACGCCCGGCGTTTCCGCAGAGTTCTTCCGTTTCCGCCTCGACCAGCAGTAG
- a CDS encoding DUF2256 domain-containing protein, giving the protein MPCRDCAGCVRPFTWRSKWEKVWDQFRYCSERCSKERR; this is encoded by the coding sequence CTGCCTTGCAGGGATTGTGCGGGTTGCGTCAGGCCGTTCACCTGGCGCAGTAAATGGGAGAAGGTTTGGGATCAGTTCAGATATTGCTCGGAGAGATGCAGCAAGGAGCGCCGCTGA
- a CDS encoding CDP-alcohol phosphatidyltransferase family protein, protein MEKLMSEKDYTPERRPLAARNLGISAAATRWLAAMGVSPNSISVASFFVSLGSGAALWASNGSDHPILLLLGACLLLLLRGACNMLDGMVAVSTGIASRSGELFNEVPDRLSDAVILIGAGYAAGGMPQLGYIAAIAAVFTAYVRVQGCSLGAPADFGGPMSKVHRMILVAAAALCTAFSPTSWRLPIAGIPDAGFFGLALVLIIAGCAVTSVRRLRNCARILNQKT, encoded by the coding sequence ATGGAAAAACTGATGAGCGAAAAAGACTACACCCCTGAGCGCCGCCCGCTTGCGGCGAGAAACCTCGGGATCTCGGCGGCGGCCACCCGCTGGCTTGCTGCAATGGGCGTCTCGCCGAACTCGATTTCCGTCGCCAGTTTTTTCGTGAGCCTCGGCTCCGGTGCCGCCCTCTGGGCAAGCAACGGCAGCGACCATCCCATCCTTCTTCTCCTGGGTGCCTGCCTGCTGCTCCTGCTGCGTGGCGCCTGCAACATGCTCGACGGGATGGTGGCGGTCTCCACCGGCATCGCCTCGCGCAGTGGCGAGCTGTTCAACGAGGTGCCGGACCGCCTTTCGGACGCCGTGATCCTGATCGGCGCGGGATACGCGGCTGGGGGCATGCCCCAGCTTGGTTACATCGCCGCGATCGCCGCGGTCTTCACCGCCTATGTGAGGGTTCAGGGCTGCTCGCTGGGAGCCCCTGCGGATTTCGGCGGCCCCATGTCCAAGGTTCACCGGATGATCCTGGTTGCCGCCGCCGCCCTTTGCACCGCATTCTCCCCCACTTCATGGAGGCTTCCCATTGCGGGCATTCCTGATGCCGGGTTTTTCGGCTTGGCGCTTGTGCTCATCATCGCCGGTTGTGCCGTAACCTCTGTGCGCCGCCTGCGGAATTGCGCACGGATACTGAACCAAAAAACATGA
- a CDS encoding LacI family DNA-binding transcriptional regulator encodes MPIFTVLSPAEQVADHLRDGLVQGRWRETMPGAPLLARELGIDPKTADAALRLLEGRGLLVPQGAGKRRRIELPPSGESVRPLRVAIGLGEPADRGADYLAELQHALIVAGHDAHFSEKCLLELDMDTEKIGKMVERGGADAWVLCGGSRGVLEWFVEQGTPTFAIFGRYDGLPIAGTRPNKLPAYRAAVEKLVGLGHRRIALLARSMRRLPEPGGSERAFLDALESHGIPTGTYNLPDWEDNREGFEELLTRLFQVTPPTALIIQESFLFHAAHHFITRHGLRVPEDVSLICTDADRTFSWCIPSVSHISWDSGAIIRRVVRWAAAIGNGKEDLLQVLTKAEFVEGGTIAPPPDR; translated from the coding sequence ATGCCCATCTTCACCGTCCTGAGTCCCGCCGAGCAGGTGGCAGATCACCTGAGGGATGGGCTGGTGCAAGGGAGGTGGAGGGAAACGATGCCGGGCGCGCCCTTGCTGGCGAGGGAGCTGGGGATCGACCCGAAGACAGCCGATGCAGCGCTGCGGCTGCTGGAGGGGCGCGGCCTGCTGGTGCCGCAGGGGGCGGGAAAGCGGCGGCGCATCGAGCTGCCGCCCTCGGGGGAATCCGTGAGGCCGCTGCGGGTGGCGATCGGACTCGGCGAGCCGGCCGACAGGGGCGCGGACTACCTTGCGGAACTACAGCACGCCCTGATCGTGGCGGGGCACGACGCCCATTTTTCCGAGAAATGCCTGCTGGAACTCGATATGGATACAGAGAAGATTGGGAAAATGGTGGAGCGGGGCGGGGCGGATGCGTGGGTGCTGTGCGGGGGCTCGCGCGGGGTGCTGGAGTGGTTCGTGGAGCAGGGAACCCCGACCTTTGCGATATTCGGGCGCTACGATGGGCTGCCGATCGCCGGCACCAGGCCGAACAAGCTCCCGGCATACAGGGCTGCCGTGGAGAAGTTGGTCGGGCTGGGGCACCGGCGCATCGCGCTTCTTGCGCGGAGCATGAGGCGACTTCCGGAACCGGGGGGGAGCGAGCGGGCTTTCCTGGATGCGCTCGAGTCGCACGGGATCCCGACCGGTACCTACAACCTGCCGGACTGGGAGGACAATAGGGAGGGTTTTGAGGAACTGCTCACACGCCTGTTCCAGGTCACGCCGCCCACGGCGCTGATCATCCAGGAGTCGTTCCTTTTCCATGCGGCGCATCATTTCATCACCCGGCATGGTCTCCGCGTGCCTGAGGACGTCTCCCTGATCTGCACCGACGCCGACCGCACCTTCAGCTGGTGCATACCGTCCGTTTCCCACATCAGCTGGGACAGTGGGGCGATCATCCGCCGCGTCGTCCGCTGGGCGGCAGCCATCGGCAACGGCAAGGAAGACCTGCTCCAAGTTCTCACGAAAGCGGAATTCGTCGAAGGCGGCACGATCGCCCCGCCGCCCGATCGCTGA
- a CDS encoding phosphatidate cytidylyltransferase: MSEATMERFFGYEHAFAHPFTRGVVIAIAAALVAAPFIFRAFRATVGVSDNTYQELWSRWRSWIWICLGLIIPILLGSAWVIAGVFILSLCCFREFARATGIFREKLIGLAAVLGLCMVSFAVIDNYPRLFFATPILGIGLIAIITIPQDRPNGFIQRVGLGIMGYLFFGFSLGYLALFTADPLYRPLLLLLLVTVELNDIFAYCSGKLFGGRKMVPNTSPGKTISGAVGALVLTTALTLVLGHWVIFPGTPMDSWLNLMIMGVGISGFGQFGDLLLSAIKRDLGVKDLGKVLPGHGGLLDRFDSLIIITPMYYHFLSLILGTLAQHQPERIITGGWP, from the coding sequence ATGAGCGAAGCGACCATGGAGCGTTTTTTCGGCTATGAGCACGCCTTCGCTCATCCGTTCACACGCGGCGTGGTGATCGCCATTGCAGCTGCGCTTGTGGCCGCCCCTTTCATCTTCAGGGCATTCCGCGCGACGGTCGGCGTTTCCGACAACACTTATCAGGAGCTTTGGTCGCGCTGGCGCTCGTGGATCTGGATCTGCCTCGGGCTGATCATCCCCATTCTGCTCGGCTCCGCCTGGGTGATCGCCGGCGTGTTCATCCTCAGCCTCTGCTGCTTCCGCGAGTTCGCCCGCGCAACCGGGATTTTCCGGGAAAAACTGATAGGACTGGCCGCTGTCCTTGGGCTCTGCATGGTCTCCTTCGCGGTGATCGACAACTACCCCAGGCTGTTCTTCGCCACGCCGATCCTTGGGATAGGCCTGATCGCGATCATCACGATCCCTCAGGACAGGCCGAACGGCTTCATCCAGCGTGTCGGGCTTGGGATCATGGGCTATCTTTTCTTCGGCTTTTCGCTGGGCTACCTCGCGCTTTTCACCGCAGATCCGCTTTACCGTCCCCTGCTGTTGCTGCTTCTGGTGACGGTGGAGCTGAACGACATTTTCGCCTACTGCTCCGGAAAGCTGTTCGGGGGAAGGAAGATGGTTCCCAACACCAGCCCCGGGAAAACGATATCGGGCGCGGTTGGCGCCCTGGTGCTGACCACTGCCCTGACACTTGTCCTCGGCCACTGGGTCATATTTCCCGGCACCCCGATGGACAGTTGGCTCAACCTCATGATCATGGGGGTGGGCATCAGCGGATTCGGACAGTTCGGGGATCTTCTCCTCTCGGCGATCAAGCGTGATCTCGGCGTCAAAGATCTAGGAAAGGTTCTACCGGGGCATGGGGGGCTGCTCGACCGCTTCGACAGCCTTATCATCATCACGCCGATGTATTATCATTTCCTGTCTCTGATTCTCGGCACCCTAGCCCAGCACCAGCCCGAGCGTATCATCACCGGAGGATGGCCATGA
- a CDS encoding EI24 domain-containing protein, whose translation MISQVSRSFRDARLALILLFKLRLWKYFAIPILIALLTAVAIVSLAWGLSGKVGGLIAEAWVWEWGAATMRSLAQIIGGLIVFALGLLVYKHIVLALASPFVSSVSEKVEAHLYPGAHQYRNTSNASQLVRGVKINLRNLCWEFGLTIPILLVGIVPVVGFFSAAMIFLIQAYYAGFGSMDCTLERHFGFRESVSFVKANRGAAIGNGIIFTLLLFIPVIGIILVLPISVTAASVSALRLINDEEAKAITAA comes from the coding sequence ATGATATCGCAAGTGAGCCGAAGTTTCCGGGATGCACGTCTGGCGCTGATCCTGTTGTTCAAGCTGCGGCTCTGGAAATACTTCGCCATCCCGATCTTGATCGCGCTGTTGACGGCCGTGGCGATCGTGTCGCTGGCCTGGGGCCTTTCGGGAAAGGTCGGCGGTCTGATTGCGGAGGCGTGGGTATGGGAATGGGGCGCAGCAACCATGCGGTCCCTCGCACAAATCATCGGCGGCCTGATCGTGTTTGCCTTGGGACTGTTGGTTTACAAACACATCGTGCTAGCGCTGGCCTCCCCCTTCGTGAGTTCCGTTTCGGAAAAGGTCGAAGCCCATCTCTATCCGGGTGCCCACCAATACCGCAACACCTCCAACGCTTCCCAGCTCGTGCGCGGCGTCAAAATCAATCTCCGCAACCTGTGCTGGGAATTCGGGCTGACCATCCCCATCCTGCTTGTCGGGATTGTTCCGGTGGTCGGTTTTTTCTCCGCGGCGATGATCTTCCTGATCCAGGCCTACTACGCCGGCTTCGGCAGCATGGATTGCACGCTCGAGCGCCATTTCGGATTCCGCGAAAGCGTGAGTTTCGTCAAAGCCAACCGGGGCGCCGCCATCGGCAACGGCATCATCTTCACCCTGCTCCTGTTCATTCCTGTCATCGGCATCATCCTCGTCCTGCCCATCTCGGTGACGGCCGCATCGGTCTCTGCGCTCAGATTGATCAACGATGAGGAAGCGAAGGCAATCACGGCGGCCTAA
- a CDS encoding substrate-binding domain-containing protein gives MSLRILSGSDQVEGYLRQGLQAGRWRGDMPGRNKLAAEIGVSGRLVEAALAKLEREGLLAGQGPRRRRRVVKGLVHNARKAGMRIAFLANERVDLRIDYLTDLQHRLEEAGHVPVIAGKSMVELGMDLARIVPEVGKAGADAFLVIGGSLEVLEWFAGGKKPVFAMFGRRRGLAIAGAGPDKSPAYAQAVGELAGLGHRRIVLLTRTPRRIPEPGLVERAFLAALAAHGIPSGAYNLPDWEENAVSFHARLDALFRVTPPTALILDEVPFFMAALHFCASRGIRVPDDVSLVCTDPDPAFDWFVPSVAHIRWEATPLVRRALRWADNISRGKDDRRQTETKAEFIAGGTVGRAIAM, from the coding sequence ATGTCCCTGCGGATCTTGTCAGGCAGCGATCAGGTGGAGGGGTACCTGCGTCAGGGTTTGCAGGCGGGTCGTTGGAGGGGCGATATGCCGGGGCGGAACAAGCTGGCGGCGGAGATCGGGGTGAGCGGGAGGCTGGTGGAGGCGGCGCTGGCGAAGCTGGAAAGGGAGGGTTTGCTGGCGGGGCAGGGACCGCGGCGGCGGCGGAGGGTGGTGAAGGGGCTTGTGCACAATGCACGGAAGGCCGGGATGCGCATCGCGTTTCTGGCCAACGAAAGGGTGGATCTGAGGATCGATTACCTGACCGATCTGCAGCACCGCCTGGAGGAGGCCGGGCACGTCCCGGTCATCGCCGGGAAATCGATGGTGGAGCTGGGGATGGATCTGGCCAGGATCGTCCCGGAGGTCGGCAAGGCGGGTGCGGATGCGTTCCTGGTCATCGGAGGTTCGCTGGAGGTTCTGGAATGGTTCGCCGGGGGAAAGAAACCGGTATTCGCGATGTTCGGCAGGAGGCGCGGGCTTGCCATCGCCGGGGCGGGGCCGGACAAGTCCCCCGCGTATGCGCAAGCCGTCGGCGAGCTCGCCGGGCTCGGTCACCGGCGCATCGTGCTGCTGACAAGGACCCCGCGCCGCATCCCGGAACCGGGTTTGGTCGAGCGGGCGTTCCTCGCGGCGCTGGCGGCCCATGGGATTCCCTCCGGAGCCTACAACCTGCCGGACTGGGAGGAGAACGCCGTATCCTTCCACGCGCGGCTTGATGCGCTGTTCCGGGTGACCCCGCCGACAGCGCTGATCCTCGACGAGGTGCCCTTTTTCATGGCGGCGCTGCATTTCTGCGCATCCCGGGGGATCCGGGTGCCGGACGATGTCTCGTTGGTCTGCACCGATCCCGATCCGGCCTTCGACTGGTTCGTCCCGTCGGTGGCGCACATCCGCTGGGAGGCGACGCCGCTCGTCCGGCGCGCGCTCCGGTGGGCGGACAACATCAGCCGGGGAAAGGACGACCGCCGCCAGACGGAGACCAAGGCGGAGTTCATTGCGGGGGGGACGGTGGGCAGGGCGATAGCCATGTGA
- a CDS encoding excinuclease ABC subunit UvrB — MPFRLSSDYSPQGDQHQAIEKLVKSLEAGNRHQTLLGVTGSGKTFTMANLIARLGKPALVMSHNKTLAAQLYSEFKNFFPHNAVEYFVSYFDYYQPEAYIPRSDTYIEKDSSVNEEIERLRLSTMGSLLTRDDTIVIASVSCIYGLGSPEDYKDMMFPVWTGQQITREELLTALVGLLFERNDIAFGRGKYRVRGDVVEVHPAYLDETAIRIEFFGDEVERISSIHTVSGNVIEVLENHTLYPAKQFVTAGDKMKVARTKIREELDQRIPELEKEGKLIEAQRLRMRTEYDLEMMAEMGFCQGIENYSRHLTGRPPGSRPHTLLDFFPRDFLLLVDESHATIPQIGGMFEGDKSRKTTLVEHGFRLPSAMDNRPLRFDEFMEMTHQRVYVSATPGPFDIVNSRPENKKFISVKPKPGEEGLTTFDFKKIKVKPSGNAESIADFDPEKRGTPLVVEQIIRPTGLLDPILTLRPLKGQIDETIELCRQRVEKGERVLVTTLTKKTAEDLAEYLSSTGLKCRYLHSDIDAIERVEILRQLRAATFDILIGINLLREGLDLPEVSLVCILDADKEGFLRNETSLIQTAGRAARHVNGECVLFADVVTDSIQTLINVTEYRRARQIAHNEEHGITPQSVIRSVQQSLHSYEKGKASAEKLNASLVAEDEGSYDKLRVIAELEQEMRDASSKLEFERAAHLRDQIATLKNATPVMPPQKKVKYGKTRTKKA; from the coding sequence ATGCCATTCCGCCTTTCCAGCGACTACTCCCCCCAGGGCGACCAACACCAGGCCATCGAGAAACTGGTGAAATCGCTCGAAGCCGGGAACAGGCACCAGACGCTGCTCGGGGTCACCGGATCCGGGAAAACCTTCACCATGGCGAACCTCATCGCCCGCCTCGGCAAGCCCGCCCTGGTGATGAGCCACAACAAGACCCTCGCCGCGCAGCTCTACTCCGAGTTCAAGAACTTCTTCCCGCACAACGCGGTCGAGTACTTCGTCTCTTACTTCGATTACTACCAGCCGGAGGCCTACATCCCCCGCTCCGACACCTACATCGAGAAGGACTCCTCGGTGAACGAGGAGATCGAGCGCCTGCGCCTTTCGACGATGGGATCGCTGCTCACCCGAGACGACACGATCGTGATCGCCTCGGTCTCCTGCATCTACGGCCTCGGCTCGCCGGAGGACTACAAGGACATGATGTTCCCCGTCTGGACAGGCCAGCAGATCACACGCGAGGAGCTTCTGACAGCACTCGTCGGCCTCCTTTTCGAAAGGAACGACATCGCCTTCGGCCGCGGGAAATACCGGGTGCGCGGCGATGTGGTGGAGGTGCATCCCGCCTACCTCGACGAGACCGCGATCCGCATCGAGTTCTTCGGCGATGAGGTGGAGCGGATCTCCTCCATCCATACGGTCAGCGGGAACGTCATCGAGGTATTGGAAAATCACACCCTCTATCCCGCCAAGCAGTTCGTCACCGCAGGCGACAAGATGAAGGTGGCCCGCACCAAGATCCGCGAGGAGCTGGACCAACGCATCCCGGAGTTGGAAAAGGAAGGCAAGCTCATCGAGGCGCAGCGCCTGCGGATGCGGACGGAATACGATCTGGAAATGATGGCGGAAATGGGTTTCTGCCAGGGCATCGAGAACTACTCCCGCCACTTGACCGGTCGCCCGCCCGGCTCGCGCCCGCACACCTTGCTGGATTTCTTCCCGCGGGATTTCCTGCTTCTCGTCGATGAATCCCACGCCACCATCCCGCAGATCGGCGGCATGTTCGAGGGCGACAAGTCCCGCAAGACCACCCTCGTCGAGCACGGCTTCCGCCTGCCTTCCGCGATGGACAACCGCCCCCTGCGCTTTGACGAGTTCATGGAAATGACCCACCAACGGGTCTATGTCTCCGCCACCCCGGGACCCTTCGACATCGTCAACTCGCGCCCGGAAAACAAAAAGTTCATCTCCGTAAAACCCAAGCCCGGCGAGGAAGGGCTGACGACGTTCGATTTCAAGAAGATCAAGGTCAAACCCTCCGGAAATGCGGAATCCATCGCCGACTTCGATCCGGAGAAACGCGGCACGCCTCTTGTCGTCGAGCAGATCATCCGTCCCACAGGACTCCTCGATCCCATCCTCACCCTCCGCCCTCTCAAGGGCCAGATCGACGAGACGATCGAGCTCTGCCGCCAGCGGGTGGAGAAAGGCGAGCGGGTGCTCGTCACCACGCTCACCAAAAAGACCGCCGAGGATCTTGCCGAATACCTTTCTTCCACCGGCCTCAAGTGCCGCTACCTGCACTCCGATATCGACGCCATCGAGCGGGTGGAAATCCTCCGCCAACTCCGCGCCGCCACCTTCGACATCCTCATCGGCATCAACCTCCTCCGCGAAGGCCTCGACCTCCCGGAGGTATCACTCGTCTGCATTCTCGACGCCGACAAGGAAGGTTTCCTCCGCAACGAGACCTCCCTGATCCAGACCGCCGGCCGCGCCGCGCGCCACGTGAACGGCGAATGCGTGCTCTTCGCCGATGTCGTCACCGATTCGATCCAGACCCTCATCAACGTCACGGAATACCGCCGCGCCCGCCAGATCGCCCACAACGAGGAACACGGCATCACCCCACAATCCGTGATCCGCTCCGTCCAGCAGAGCCTGCATTCCTACGAGAAAGGCAAGGCCAGCGCAGAGAAGCTCAACGCTTCACTGGTGGCCGAGGACGAGGGCTCCTACGACAAGCTCCGCGTCATCGCCGAACTGGAGCAGGAAATGCGCGACGCCTCATCCAAGCTCGAGTTCGAGCGCGCCGCCCACCTCCGCGACCAGATCGCCACGCTCAAGAACGCGACCCCCGTCATGCCGCCGCAGAAGAAAGTGAAATATGGGAAAACCCGGACGAAGAAGGCGTGA